TGTCCCGCGCCTGCGCGCTGAGGGAGCTCAGAACCTCCTCACCGGTTGCTACTGCGATTACCTGTTCAAGGCCTTGCCGCTGAACCGCAGCACCCACTGGCTCACCGGACGGGAGCGCCTCGCTCCGTTTCGGCACCAATTCTATTTCGATCATTTTGAGCGCGCGGTCCCTTTCGGGCTCCAGTTGCGGGACCGCTGGGAATCACGAGTTCCGCTGGAGTTTCAGAATCACAACTCCGACGAATCCCTTTTTCAAATCGAAGCCCGCCGGACATTTCCTTTCTGTTACGAAGGCGACAACCAGCAGCGCCTGGTTCCGCAGCGTGTCAGCGGCTGGTATCTCCCCGTGGCGGACCGGGCAGTGCTGGATATCTACCGCAAAATCCCGTCGCGCCTCAAGCTCAACCGTTCCGTCTTCACCCGAGCCGTGGGCCGCCTGTGCCAGGGCTCTCTGGCCCGGGTGCCCGACGCCAACACCGGCGCCCTGGTCGGCGCCCCGGCCATCTCGGAAACCCTCCATCACCACTGGTCTCGCGCCCGCCGCAAGCTGCGCCGCCGCACCCAATCCATCGGCACGGACGGCTCCTGGCCCGACTGGTATAGCTATGTCGCGCAAAGCGGGCAGCTCCGCGCTCTCTGGCAGCGTCCCAATCCGGCTGCGAACGACTTTTTCCAGCGCGTTCTTCCTGCCGGGGACATGCGCCCGGACACCGCTGCCTACGCGGGGCACGACATCTGGCTCCTGGTCCCCATACTCACCCTCAAACTCTGGTTCGAGCAATGGCACTCCTGAAGCGCTTAATCAAACTACTCATCAGCCTGCTCGTCCGCGCCTGGGACATCCTGGTCGCTGGTGCGCTCCTGCGCCTGGGCAACCGCCCTCGCCCCACCTGCGTGGTCATCTATTATCATGCCATAGACGCCGCCCAACGCTCCCGGTTCGCTCGCCAAATGGATGAACTGCTGCGTCTGGCCAAACCTATCCCGGCCGACCTCGCCGCTCTCCCCGGCGACGATGCCCATTGCTGCGCCGTGACCTTCGACGACGGTTTCGTGAGCGTCCTGGAGAATGCCTTGCCCGAGTTGGAAGCGCGCAATATCCCAGCCACTTTCTTTGTCCCCACCGGTTGCATGGGCCAGGCGCCCGGCTGGGTCAAACCGAACTCGCCCGCACGCCGGCAGCGCGTCCTCTCGGCTGACCGGCTCGCCACCCTGAAGCACCATCGCCTCCTGGCCATCGGCTCACATTCCGTCTCACACCCCGATTTCCTGAAACTCGACCCCGCCCAAGCTCGCTGCGAACTCGAGCAGTCCAAAGCTGAACTGGAGACCATTCTGGGCCGCAAAGTCGGCCTGTTCAGCTTTCCTCATGGCAAATGCGACCCGGCGAGAATCGAACTCGCCCGCGCCGCCGGTTACGAGTGCGTCTTTACCATCAACCCCTCCAACGTATTCTGCTCGGCCGCCGATTTCGTCCAGGGCCGCGTCGCGGTTGACCCCGCCGATTGGCCGCTGGAATTTCGCCTCAAGCTCCTGGGCGCCTATCGTTGGTTGGCCAAATCCGAGCCGAGAACCGCTGCGGCCAGTCCTTCGCTTCTCCCTCTCCCTCGGGAGCGGGCAGGGGTGAGGGGGAATTAACCATTTGTGGTGCTCTTCAACATTCAGCCTTTAGCCTTGTCCTTGATGCTCGCCCCAGTTGCCACCACTCGCCCCTTTACTACTTCGGTTGATGAAATAACCGAATCGGAGTGGAACGACCTGCTCACTCGGTTCGCCGATGCCAGCATCTATCAGACCTGGGCCTACGGTGCCGTTTCCTGGGGTGAACGGAATCTGAGTCACCTTGTGCTTAAGGATTCTGGACAAGTTATTGCGATGGCTCAACTACGCATCGCCAGAATCCCCATTCTCCGGCGAGGTGCGGCTTACCTCCGTTGGGGTCCTCTCTGGCGCCGGCAGGATCATTCTGTCGATCTTCAAAATCTGCGATTAATCACAGACTGCCTCGTACAGGAATATGTCCAAAAGCGCAAACTGCTCCTCCGCGTGCTCCCAAATGTGTTTAGCGAAGATGAATACGGGCTGGCTGCCAAGAAAATCCTACTAGCCGCCGGCCTCGTTTCCAGCAAAGCAACCAAGCCGTATCGT
This DNA window, taken from Verrucomicrobiia bacterium, encodes the following:
- a CDS encoding polysaccharide deacetylase family protein yields the protein MALLKRLIKLLISLLVRAWDILVAGALLRLGNRPRPTCVVIYYHAIDAAQRSRFARQMDELLRLAKPIPADLAALPGDDAHCCAVTFDDGFVSVLENALPELEARNIPATFFVPTGCMGQAPGWVKPNSPARRQRVLSADRLATLKHHRLLAIGSHSVSHPDFLKLDPAQARCELEQSKAELETILGRKVGLFSFPHGKCDPARIELARAAGYECVFTINPSNVFCSAADFVQGRVAVDPADWPLEFRLKLLGAYRWLAKSEPRTAAASPSLLPLPRERAGVRGN